In Hahella sp. KA22, one genomic interval encodes:
- a CDS encoding outer membrane beta-barrel protein, which translates to MSRSTSVVFAVVMSLSSACANAYEHQLGASLGFGDTRGDNSDVGFHVQLNYSYYFHPSLAVEATWFAQQNITSGFTSYIGSLGEYTESTEYDGFALSIKGETALSERFNAFAKVGGAYTDYGVSIDYKDRDKQDEDKTYTGVRPYGGLGLNWKRKEGGFGVTILEYQYIGLPKGSHSNVFLTGITYSF; encoded by the coding sequence ATGTCTAGATCCACAAGCGTGGTTTTCGCCGTGGTTATGTCTTTAAGTTCAGCTTGTGCGAACGCTTACGAGCACCAGTTAGGCGCTTCTCTGGGCTTTGGCGATACCCGTGGTGACAACTCTGATGTCGGTTTTCACGTACAGCTGAACTATAGCTATTATTTCCATCCGTCCCTGGCGGTGGAAGCTACTTGGTTCGCCCAGCAAAATATCACTTCCGGCTTTACTTCTTATATTGGCAGCCTTGGTGAGTATACCGAATCTACCGAATATGATGGCTTTGCTCTGAGCATCAAAGGCGAGACGGCGCTTTCAGAGAGATTTAATGCATTTGCCAAAGTGGGCGGCGCTTACACTGATTATGGCGTGAGTATCGACTATAAGGATCGCGATAAGCAGGATGAAGACAAGACATACACTGGCGTGCGCCCATATGGTGGTTTAGGTCTCAACTGGAAGAGAAAAGAAGGCGGTTTCGGGGTTACGATTTTGGAATACCAATATATCGGCTTGCCTAAAGGCTCGCATTCTAACGTCTTTCTTACCGGCATTACGTACTCCTTCTAG
- a CDS encoding cytochrome B6, producing MKKHNGFAFAASLLTLALTSPLKAAVGNSYAPVVDSESFDSVKQRMEDAKDEVVKRHKTLLEERYDLADKPSSEITMSRGKPVQTGVRVKLANGVTWEQLTTMTPAQIKQKGVFPKGFLPLPHPNHSEGGMLFPQFHIDEIKKQEGRDLTRFDLDFVMPAHFLPEFPAPIYLTTRPDLGDVSHGEEVTLQNYYEMFSGVLNPKQLEGLRLLVTPFPQQQFNATTDRRSAQPSMGVACFDCHTNGHTNDATHLVGDIRPQERRHRINTPSLRGVNVQRLFGSQRALKTVEDFTEFEQRAAYFDGDPVIATKKGVNILERGSQVHFMGEFQALLDFPPAPKLDLFGKLNPDKATESELRGQEIFFGKGQCAACHVPPYYTDNLMHNLKVERFYNEEVINGMLAGADGPIKTFPLRGIKDSPTYLHDGRLLTLEDTVEFFNLVLGVKLNKQEKQDLTAFLYTL from the coding sequence ATGAAAAAACACAATGGATTCGCCTTTGCCGCGAGCCTTTTAACCTTAGCGTTGACCTCACCGTTAAAGGCCGCGGTAGGAAACTCATATGCGCCAGTCGTGGACTCAGAGTCCTTCGACAGCGTCAAACAGCGCATGGAAGACGCCAAGGATGAAGTCGTCAAACGTCATAAAACATTGCTGGAAGAACGTTACGATCTGGCGGACAAACCTTCATCAGAGATAACCATGTCCAGAGGCAAGCCAGTGCAAACAGGCGTGCGGGTGAAGCTGGCCAATGGCGTGACCTGGGAGCAGCTCACCACGATGACGCCGGCGCAGATCAAACAGAAAGGCGTGTTTCCAAAAGGATTCCTACCGCTGCCGCATCCGAATCACAGTGAAGGTGGCATGCTGTTTCCGCAGTTTCATATTGATGAAATTAAAAAGCAGGAGGGTCGAGATCTGACGCGTTTCGATCTGGACTTCGTCATGCCTGCTCATTTTCTACCGGAGTTTCCTGCGCCCATTTACCTCACCACCCGCCCGGACCTTGGCGATGTCTCTCATGGCGAAGAGGTAACCCTGCAGAACTACTATGAAATGTTTTCCGGCGTTCTCAATCCCAAACAGCTGGAAGGGTTGCGCTTATTAGTCACGCCTTTTCCGCAACAACAGTTCAACGCCACAACGGATCGACGTTCCGCTCAACCCAGCATGGGCGTCGCCTGTTTTGACTGCCATACCAACGGGCATACCAACGACGCCACTCACTTAGTGGGCGATATACGTCCGCAGGAGCGTCGCCATCGCATCAACACACCCAGCCTTCGCGGCGTCAATGTACAACGCCTGTTTGGATCGCAACGCGCGCTGAAGACGGTCGAGGATTTTACCGAGTTCGAACAACGCGCCGCCTATTTTGATGGCGATCCGGTCATCGCCACCAAGAAGGGCGTCAATATTCTGGAACGAGGCAGCCAGGTTCATTTCATGGGCGAGTTTCAGGCGTTACTGGATTTTCCTCCTGCGCCCAAACTGGACCTGTTCGGCAAGCTCAATCCTGACAAGGCCACGGAGTCCGAACTTCGAGGGCAGGAAATCTTCTTCGGCAAAGGCCAGTGCGCGGCATGCCATGTACCGCCCTACTACACCGACAATTTGATGCACAATCTTAAAGTGGAGCGCTTTTACAACGAAGAGGTGATCAATGGCATGCTTGCTGGCGCAGATGGCCCCATCAAGACTTTTCCGCTTCGAGGTATAAAAGATTCGCCAACCTACCTGCATGACGGCCGCCTTCTGACATTGGAAGACACAGTAGAATTTTTCAACCTCGTGCTCGGCGTTAAATTGAACAAGCAGGAAAAACAGGATTTGACGGCATTTTTATACACCCTGTAA
- a CDS encoding LysR family transcriptional regulator: MTLKELAYIVAVAEELHFHRAAERCHVTQSTLSIQLKKCEDYLGVQIFRRNRHLVEITPEGKEIVRLAQKALAAAEQIRSLSRDLRAIR, from the coding sequence ATGACGCTGAAGGAACTGGCCTACATCGTAGCGGTCGCAGAGGAATTACACTTTCATCGCGCAGCAGAGCGCTGCCATGTCACACAATCCACTCTCAGTATTCAGTTGAAAAAGTGCGAAGATTACCTCGGCGTCCAGATATTCCGACGTAACCGGCATTTAGTGGAAATCACACCAGAAGGCAAAGAGATTGTGCGTCTTGCGCAGAAGGCGTTAGCAGCAGCGGAACAGATACGCAGCCTGTCCAGAGACCTGCGCGCAATACGGTAA
- a CDS encoding MBOAT family protein: MLFNSNEFLFVFLPLSLLLFYLARRALGKRPAFIVLFILSLGFYGWWEWRYLPLLIGSLAVNLWIAERIRTRKHRSDLVVGLCFNLGLLAVFKYLGFIEGNIEALFGIELDWPKLALPIGISFYTFQQIAFLVDVARSDSDEATDPARYGLFVSFFPQLIAGPIVHHKEMMNQFEAPPSNDKLMRLAAVGLAIFAIGLAKKTMIADPLGAFATPFFARATEGGDIHFFIAWAAALAYTFQIYFDFCGYSEMAIGLAMLFGVKLPANFNSPYKSRSIIDFWRRWHMTLSRFLRDYLYFPLGGGRVSRWRRYINLMIVMLVGGLWHGASWTFVIWGGLHGSYLMINHGWRAIADKPMLKPLKGLISNLSLPITFFSVVIAWVVFRAESFDAAMAFYNAMFGFHGLSAPEEFRPLIEALGLQNSVFLFAENYRTDFYMGLIWTFGAAVIAFFAPSTLELLRSERPTADFDEIERSLPAPRRYLPSLVSMRAWSSVAVGVLLYISLRAINAAAETEFLYFQF, encoded by the coding sequence ATGCTATTTAATTCAAACGAATTTTTATTTGTATTCCTGCCCCTGTCGTTGTTGCTGTTTTATCTGGCGCGTAGAGCGCTGGGGAAACGCCCGGCGTTTATTGTCCTGTTCATTCTCTCCCTCGGCTTCTATGGCTGGTGGGAATGGCGCTATCTGCCTTTACTGATCGGCTCGCTGGCGGTCAATTTGTGGATCGCCGAACGCATACGCACCCGCAAACACCGCAGCGACCTGGTCGTCGGGCTGTGCTTTAACCTGGGTTTGCTGGCCGTTTTCAAGTACCTCGGATTCATCGAAGGTAATATCGAAGCCCTGTTCGGCATTGAGCTGGACTGGCCAAAACTGGCGCTGCCCATTGGTATTTCCTTCTACACATTCCAGCAGATCGCCTTTCTGGTTGACGTCGCGCGCAGCGACAGCGATGAAGCCACCGACCCCGCGCGCTATGGCCTGTTTGTGAGCTTCTTCCCACAGTTGATCGCCGGCCCCATTGTTCATCACAAGGAGATGATGAACCAGTTCGAAGCGCCGCCGTCCAATGACAAGTTAATGCGGCTCGCCGCCGTCGGTCTGGCGATCTTCGCTATTGGTCTGGCGAAGAAAACCATGATCGCCGACCCCCTGGGCGCATTCGCGACGCCATTCTTCGCCCGAGCTACCGAAGGGGGAGATATTCACTTCTTCATCGCATGGGCCGCCGCCCTCGCCTACACATTCCAGATCTACTTCGATTTCTGCGGCTACTCAGAAATGGCGATAGGCCTGGCGATGTTGTTTGGGGTAAAACTGCCCGCCAACTTCAATTCGCCTTACAAGTCACGCTCTATTATCGATTTCTGGCGCCGCTGGCACATGACCTTATCGCGTTTTCTGCGGGACTATCTCTATTTCCCACTGGGCGGAGGACGCGTATCGCGCTGGCGTCGTTACATCAACCTGATGATTGTCATGCTGGTGGGCGGACTCTGGCATGGAGCCTCCTGGACTTTTGTCATCTGGGGCGGCCTGCATGGCTCCTATCTGATGATCAACCACGGCTGGCGGGCCATTGCTGACAAACCAATGCTGAAGCCTCTGAAAGGCCTGATCAGCAACTTGTCTCTGCCAATCACGTTCTTTTCCGTGGTTATCGCCTGGGTGGTGTTTCGCGCAGAAAGCTTTGACGCCGCCATGGCGTTCTATAACGCCATGTTCGGTTTCCACGGCCTCTCCGCGCCGGAGGAATTCCGCCCGCTGATTGAAGCATTGGGACTGCAGAACTCCGTTTTCCTGTTCGCAGAAAACTACCGCACGGACTTCTACATGGGACTGATCTGGACGTTTGGCGCCGCCGTCATTGCATTCTTTGCGCCCAGTACTTTAGAACTGCTGCGCTCGGAGCGCCCCACAGCGGATTTCGACGAGATCGAAAGATCCCTGCCGGCGCCGCGCCGCTATCTGCCATCGCTGGTCAGCATGCGGGCGTGGAGTTCCGTCGCGGTAGGCGTGCTGCTGTATATTTCCCTGCGCGCCATCAATGCTGCAGCGGAAACCGAATTCCTTTACTTCCAGTTTTAA
- a CDS encoding glycosyltransferase family 2 protein, protein MSKEISAADISVIIPIYNRADKLREALNCIYKQTVLPGEIVVVDDGSKDDPEAVVKEFNDPRIKFKRQENGGPGAARNTAMAMATGRILAFLDSDDDWLPAKLEMQIAKWNELVREGKDCVMLDTFTSSSCNGVVKWHRKIVKTGSSFEGLILENTINGTSSVICEKDPVLQVGGFPETYRFAEDRFVWLALARAGGCYTVPEILVIKNHEGDNLTDDMEKNLQHKLEFIRHVEREFQLPKKEVAKMKLWMFADFLMAYRRRGNYVKSAEMGGKMWACGDLHLLASHPKALAAMALVMGRQKLLAITGKS, encoded by the coding sequence ATGAGTAAGGAAATATCCGCCGCTGATATCAGCGTTATTATTCCCATCTACAACAGAGCTGATAAGCTGAGAGAAGCTCTTAACTGCATTTATAAGCAAACCGTCCTGCCCGGTGAAATTGTGGTGGTGGACGACGGTTCGAAAGACGACCCGGAAGCGGTCGTAAAAGAATTCAATGATCCGCGCATCAAGTTCAAACGTCAGGAAAACGGCGGTCCCGGCGCAGCGAGAAATACCGCGATGGCGATGGCGACCGGCCGTATTCTGGCGTTTCTGGACTCCGACGACGATTGGCTGCCGGCCAAGCTGGAGATGCAGATCGCCAAGTGGAATGAATTGGTGCGGGAAGGCAAAGACTGCGTGATGCTGGATACCTTTACGTCATCGTCATGTAACGGTGTGGTGAAGTGGCATAGAAAAATCGTGAAGACGGGGTCCAGCTTTGAGGGGCTGATTCTGGAGAACACCATTAATGGCACTTCCAGCGTGATCTGTGAGAAAGACCCAGTGCTGCAGGTCGGTGGATTTCCCGAGACTTATCGTTTCGCTGAAGACCGTTTTGTCTGGCTGGCGCTGGCGCGTGCGGGTGGTTGTTATACCGTCCCGGAAATTCTGGTGATCAAAAACCACGAAGGCGACAACCTCACTGACGACATGGAGAAAAATCTGCAGCACAAGCTGGAGTTTATTCGTCATGTGGAGCGCGAATTCCAGCTGCCCAAAAAGGAAGTGGCCAAGATGAAGCTATGGATGTTCGCTGACTTTCTCATGGCGTACCGCCGTCGCGGCAACTATGTGAAGTCGGCGGAAATGGGCGGCAAGATGTGGGCATGTGGAGATCTGCACCTTCTAGCTTCACACCCAAAGGCCCTGGCGGCCATGGCTCTGGTGATGGGACGTCAGAAGCTGCTGGCGATCACAGGCAAAAGTTAA
- a CDS encoding oligosaccharide flippase family protein, with product MLNHRAWKLMWVFVEKFSIVLISVFTFFIYAKLLGPGELGLALFALSIGQGIGVIYVAFLEDPLVRQNDVQAAHFDSAFWGGLVVSLVTAAAVMIGSLFASDDVRFQWLMFISVLHIPLLTTGHIYVADLRRKGKFKSLAKRTMGGKLIGAAVGLTLAWTGYGSFAIIVQSVIMALVSLVIMMRTSELHIGSQFRMSVFRELLSVGWPLALRGASWDAMNRGIAIILGLTAGSAAVGVYGLARRMIDMPRSAIYGGLLSYALPAFSRNQHDLPNLQKMFCFTTLTTCFIVLPMFVGLALVAPYLIPTLFGEEWRPAAPLIQILALVAAVGNTLIYVPTALTAVAKNKLTLPSELIAAGSALVFTAVMGAEMGALAGACAFIVHTLIASPAKVIGLKKALHIEPSEWLRTVYKSIVAATCMVGAVYAFVTYYSTLHPALLSATIIAIGMVTYLTMYTLLHKTWVSDLKAFLMKS from the coding sequence GTGTTAAACCATCGGGCATGGAAGTTGATGTGGGTTTTCGTTGAAAAATTCAGCATCGTACTCATTTCCGTTTTCACTTTCTTCATCTACGCCAAGCTGCTGGGACCCGGCGAGCTCGGGTTGGCGCTGTTCGCCCTTTCCATCGGGCAAGGCATCGGCGTTATTTACGTGGCTTTTCTGGAAGACCCGTTGGTGCGGCAGAACGATGTTCAGGCCGCTCATTTTGACTCCGCCTTCTGGGGCGGATTAGTGGTGAGTCTGGTCACCGCCGCGGCCGTCATGATAGGGAGTCTGTTCGCCAGCGATGATGTGCGCTTTCAATGGCTGATGTTTATCTCCGTGCTGCATATTCCGCTGCTGACCACCGGCCATATTTATGTCGCAGATCTGCGCCGCAAGGGCAAGTTCAAGTCTCTGGCGAAACGCACCATGGGCGGAAAGCTTATTGGCGCGGCAGTGGGGCTGACTCTCGCCTGGACCGGATACGGCAGCTTCGCCATTATCGTCCAGAGTGTCATCATGGCGCTGGTAAGTCTGGTGATCATGATGCGCACGAGTGAGCTGCATATTGGCTCCCAGTTCCGCATGTCCGTGTTTAGGGAGCTATTGTCCGTGGGCTGGCCGCTGGCGTTGCGAGGCGCCAGCTGGGACGCCATGAACCGTGGTATCGCCATCATTCTGGGTCTCACTGCCGGCTCTGCGGCGGTAGGCGTATACGGCCTCGCCCGCAGAATGATAGACATGCCTCGCAGCGCCATTTACGGCGGCTTGCTCAGCTACGCCCTCCCCGCGTTCTCTAGAAATCAGCATGACCTGCCCAATTTACAGAAAATGTTCTGCTTCACCACTCTCACCACCTGCTTCATCGTATTGCCGATGTTCGTAGGACTGGCCCTGGTGGCGCCGTACCTGATTCCCACGTTGTTCGGCGAAGAGTGGCGTCCGGCTGCGCCGCTGATTCAGATTCTGGCCCTGGTGGCGGCGGTGGGCAACACGTTGATCTATGTTCCCACGGCATTGACAGCGGTCGCCAAGAACAAACTGACGCTGCCGTCTGAGTTAATCGCCGCCGGTTCCGCCCTGGTCTTTACCGCTGTAATGGGGGCCGAAATGGGCGCCTTGGCGGGTGCTTGCGCCTTTATCGTGCATACACTGATCGCCTCGCCGGCAAAAGTAATTGGATTGAAGAAGGCGCTGCATATCGAGCCCAGCGAATGGCTGCGGACAGTGTACAAAAGCATCGTCGCCGCCACCTGTATGGTGGGTGCGGTATACGCTTTCGTCACCTATTACTCCACACTGCATCCAGCGTTATTGTCAGCCACCATTATCGCCATCGGCATGGTGACTTATCTGACCATGTATACGCTGTTACACAAAACCTGGGTCTCCGATCTGAAAGCCTTCCTGATGAAGTCTTAA
- a CDS encoding polysaccharide pyruvyl transferase family protein encodes MGQMMEPTGINSLQPNRARWRELKTQLLETFGPELRGKKVVYLDYPLHLNLGDLLIYKGTLTLLEELGAQVEMSFSTSNVDRFFRTRIPEDRVLLLHGGGNFGDIYSIHQALREKVIKQFPNNPILIMPQSVHFNEPEKFLQNCALYREHKNLKMYVRDQESFNFMSQALAPDQLFMAPDLATMLIDEWTWPQQMPERTLMFRRKDCESVSNAAAADAFDWNSLYTSMDMKKFRLFNRVSGLERKHDVNLFTSSLWVRFSDALINKAVNFYQSYGQVDTDRLHGAILALLLGRPVLLSDNCYNKIDRYVRCWLV; translated from the coding sequence ATGGGACAAATGATGGAGCCAACCGGAATCAATTCACTGCAACCAAACCGGGCGCGCTGGCGCGAGTTGAAGACTCAGCTGCTTGAGACCTTCGGCCCGGAGTTGCGCGGCAAGAAAGTCGTCTATCTGGATTATCCGTTGCACCTGAACCTGGGCGACCTATTGATTTACAAAGGCACGCTGACGCTGCTGGAAGAGCTGGGCGCGCAAGTGGAGATGAGCTTCTCCACCAGCAATGTAGACCGCTTTTTCCGCACGCGCATTCCAGAGGACCGGGTGTTATTGCTACATGGCGGTGGCAACTTTGGCGACATTTACAGCATTCACCAGGCGTTGCGGGAAAAAGTAATAAAGCAGTTTCCCAACAACCCCATCCTGATCATGCCACAGTCCGTGCACTTCAATGAGCCGGAGAAGTTCCTGCAAAACTGCGCGCTGTATCGCGAGCATAAGAACCTCAAAATGTATGTGCGCGATCAGGAGTCCTTTAATTTCATGTCGCAGGCATTAGCGCCAGATCAGCTGTTCATGGCTCCGGATTTGGCCACCATGCTGATCGACGAATGGACCTGGCCGCAGCAAATGCCGGAACGCACACTGATGTTCCGCCGCAAGGATTGCGAGTCCGTATCCAACGCAGCCGCGGCGGACGCTTTCGACTGGAACTCTTTGTACACCTCCATGGATATGAAGAAGTTTCGTCTGTTCAATCGCGTTTCAGGACTGGAGCGTAAGCACGACGTCAATCTGTTCACGTCGTCGCTGTGGGTGCGCTTCAGCGATGCGTTGATCAATAAGGCTGTGAACTTTTATCAGAGTTATGGGCAGGTCGATACGGATCGTCTGCATGGCGCAATACTGGCTCTGCTGTTGGGCAGACCTGTGCTTTTATCGGATAACTGTTACAACAAAATCGACCGCTACGTGCGTTGTTGGCTGGTGTAA
- a CDS encoding glycosyltransferase family 2 protein, translating into MTTVDITILSWDRLEDTKAAIASALTQTGVELRVIVVDQGSKTESLNQLRAFCRQYPNVDLVCNVNNLGVPGGRNQAAFQGSGDYIVALDNDAEFTDERQIANAVEIMERQKDLAAIGFRILRFGTRCEDLSSWSYTQNAHEWGDKPFYTTHFVGAGHMIRRSVFDQVNGYDDSLFFLQEEAELSRKLINSGYKIRYSPEVVIGHKVAAERRVNWNGPRWRFHVRNRFYMDVKFRTPFASLCLSTLLTLYKGFRAGLILDSTIGFMQGLSMLPQAIASWKLPGVASTPASKAYIASCSQNKGASRWSRIRHRFKKAGVAPGQQAAESK; encoded by the coding sequence ATGACGACAGTGGACATAACCATACTATCCTGGGATCGGCTGGAAGACACCAAAGCCGCCATCGCCAGCGCACTGACGCAAACCGGCGTGGAACTACGCGTAATCGTTGTGGATCAGGGCTCTAAAACGGAGAGCCTGAATCAATTGCGCGCATTCTGCCGCCAATATCCAAACGTGGACCTCGTTTGCAACGTTAACAACCTGGGCGTTCCAGGCGGGCGCAATCAGGCCGCTTTTCAGGGCTCCGGCGACTATATCGTCGCATTGGACAACGACGCGGAGTTCACCGACGAGCGCCAAATCGCCAACGCGGTGGAAATCATGGAGCGACAAAAAGATCTCGCCGCCATCGGTTTCCGCATCTTGCGTTTTGGCACCCGCTGCGAAGACCTGAGCAGTTGGAGCTACACCCAGAATGCGCACGAGTGGGGCGACAAGCCATTCTACACCACGCACTTCGTTGGCGCGGGCCATATGATTCGCCGTAGCGTATTCGATCAGGTAAACGGTTACGACGATTCGCTGTTCTTCCTGCAGGAAGAAGCAGAGTTGTCACGCAAACTGATCAACTCCGGCTACAAAATCCGTTATTCACCGGAAGTAGTAATCGGTCATAAAGTCGCCGCGGAGCGTCGAGTTAATTGGAACGGACCTCGCTGGCGTTTTCATGTGCGCAACCGTTTCTATATGGACGTTAAATTCAGAACGCCTTTCGCCTCTTTGTGCCTGAGCACACTGCTCACATTGTACAAAGGTTTCCGCGCCGGGTTGATTCTCGACTCCACTATTGGCTTCATGCAGGGTCTGAGCATGCTGCCGCAAGCCATTGCCTCCTGGAAGCTGCCCGGCGTCGCTTCTACGCCCGCGTCCAAAGCCTATATCGCTTCCTGCTCTCAGAACAAAGGCGCATCTCGGTGGAGCCGAATCAGACATCGATTCAAGAAGGCTGGCGTCGCGCCAGGCCAGCAAGCAGCGGAGAGCAAATAA
- a CDS encoding glycosyltransferase family A protein, whose protein sequence is MTTANSDMTTEAPLVSVIMPVYNREKTVAQAIESVLAQSFTDFELIVVDDGSTDRSAEVVKGFSQDVRVRYHLQENSGRPSLARNSGLKLARGQWVAFLDSDDRWTPTKLERQIALLEQCAAQGVSLDLVISDYEVMESEVVKHSSFFKAYSVNKRLAGAVEQSFPDGWTYRQRPFLQALYGLGFAATQAVLVRRSLLERVGGFDSELVFAEDNDLWMTISEQGRVGCSKGIAYTYVHHGDNITSVKSDRFYTDTINVLFKHLATARKLGVPMEPLKERYANYYLSLCRNRLREQRWKEAASAFYSGLPGLTSKRNWKMTARIGITALQSLTTKRARRSAQLS, encoded by the coding sequence GTGACAACAGCAAACTCCGACATGACCACAGAAGCGCCACTGGTCTCCGTCATCATGCCCGTCTACAACCGGGAGAAAACGGTTGCTCAGGCGATAGAGAGCGTGCTGGCGCAATCCTTCACTGACTTTGAGTTAATTGTGGTCGACGACGGGTCTACGGACCGCTCAGCGGAAGTCGTTAAGGGCTTTTCGCAGGACGTCCGCGTGCGTTACCACCTGCAGGAAAACTCCGGCCGCCCTTCCCTCGCCCGCAACAGCGGCCTGAAGTTGGCGCGAGGACAGTGGGTGGCGTTTCTCGATTCTGATGATCGCTGGACGCCCACCAAATTGGAGCGTCAGATCGCACTACTGGAACAATGCGCGGCCCAGGGCGTCAGTCTGGATCTGGTGATCAGCGACTACGAGGTCATGGAGAGCGAAGTCGTGAAACATTCGTCTTTCTTCAAAGCCTATAGCGTTAACAAGCGTCTCGCGGGAGCTGTCGAGCAAAGCTTTCCAGACGGCTGGACTTATCGTCAGCGCCCCTTCCTGCAAGCTCTGTACGGCCTGGGTTTCGCCGCCACGCAAGCGGTGCTGGTGCGCAGATCGCTACTGGAGCGAGTCGGCGGCTTCGACAGTGAACTGGTGTTCGCTGAAGACAATGACCTGTGGATGACCATCTCTGAGCAGGGCCGGGTTGGCTGCTCCAAAGGCATAGCCTATACCTACGTGCATCACGGCGACAACATCACCAGCGTTAAATCCGACCGATTCTATACCGACACCATCAACGTGTTGTTTAAACATCTGGCCACCGCCAGAAAGTTAGGGGTGCCAATGGAGCCCCTGAAAGAAAGATACGCCAATTACTACTTATCTCTGTGCCGCAACAGATTGCGGGAGCAGCGCTGGAAGGAAGCCGCTTCGGCCTTTTACAGCGGCCTGCCCGGGCTGACCAGTAAACGCAACTGGAAAATGACCGCGCGTATTGGAATCACTGCATTGCAGAGTTTAACGACGAAACGCGCGCGACGTTCGGCGCAGCTGAGTTGA
- a CDS encoding sulfotransferase family protein, with amino-acid sequence MVSHEFKCIFIHIPKCAGTSIESALGHLDGYQGRNGQDHRSIRLMAKPRLSLRTLTSKARLLDMARSVRHQRRSDMNPKNKITVSDEQYKNYFKFTFVRNPWARAYSMYKNVIRDEAHKRTFGIEGDMSFKDFMHSFAGKGMLRPQTYWLKDDNGDISLDYVGRFENLEEDFKEACQRMGAQHIELPHKIKGDGEDYRQYYDEETRQLVSRIYRDEIEYFGYTF; translated from the coding sequence ATGGTCTCACATGAATTCAAATGCATTTTTATCCATATCCCCAAGTGCGCCGGCACCAGCATTGAGAGCGCTTTGGGACACCTTGACGGATACCAGGGACGCAATGGCCAGGATCACAGATCAATCAGGCTGATGGCGAAGCCGCGACTGAGTCTGCGCACGCTGACGTCCAAAGCGCGCCTGCTGGATATGGCGCGCAGCGTGAGACATCAGCGCCGCAGCGACATGAACCCGAAGAACAAAATCACCGTTTCCGACGAGCAGTACAAAAACTATTTTAAGTTTACTTTCGTTCGAAACCCCTGGGCGCGGGCGTACTCCATGTACAAGAACGTTATTCGCGATGAAGCCCACAAACGCACTTTCGGCATCGAAGGCGACATGTCGTTCAAGGACTTCATGCACTCCTTCGCCGGCAAAGGCATGCTGCGTCCGCAAACCTATTGGCTCAAGGACGACAATGGCGACATCTCCCTCGACTACGTCGGACGCTTTGAAAACCTGGAGGAGGATTTCAAAGAAGCCTGTCAGCGTATGGGCGCTCAACACATTGAGCTACCCCATAAAATCAAAGGCGACGGCGAAGATTATCGGCAGTATTACGACGAGGAAACCAGACAGCTGGTGAGTCGGATATACAGGGACGAGATCGAGTACTTTGGCTACACGTTTTAA